From a single Athene noctua chromosome 2, bAthNoc1.hap1.1, whole genome shotgun sequence genomic region:
- the RIPK1 gene encoding receptor-interacting serine/threonine-protein kinase 1 isoform X2 has protein sequence MSLEDIHMNTQDLLEKKYLDAGGFGTISLCFHKKHGYVVLKKVYTGPQRTEYNASLLEEGRIMRKLQHDRVVKLLGVILEDGNYSLVMEYVDRGNMMKVLQKLSLPLSVKGRFVLEITEGMLYLHEQGFVHKDLKPENILVDTDFHIKIADLGVASFKNWSRLTQEETVRQKQIKKTCQNNAGTLFYMAPEHLRCVNVKPVEKSDVYSFGIVIWAIFANKEPYEYGINEAQICFGIINGNRPDIKEITDKCPVEIIDLMKQCWEQESEKRPTFAEICQRYKPFYYQNLEKNIEDDLKELKKMCPESNELLNRMQSLQIDAIAEDTSNGQVDQPNSLHSSQGPVTSQVNEALFAASPKNQPVESCETSFTPADNLEGKLQLEYNYHVFGNRMDKAVPPVVCTPEMREEERRRRVSYDPFAKSPTPQQSELYPRAEKTGSNTNPYFWPQPAATPPKWGDADFFYGTNPNNLLTRNSALYGLCSASTFSLSKPPVPESGPNLQSQISVNWYPNNAETESGNKDSTSFTRGTFAYCPTAPRGSTDNTTVLTEKHLNLVREKLAKQWKHCARKLGFCDPEIDEIDHDYERDGLKEKVYQMLLKWVMREGSKGATVGKLARALFGCQRLDLLTSLMQINEE, from the exons ATGTCGCTGGAAGACATCCACATGAACACCCAGgatttgcttgaaaaaaaatacttagatgCTGGAGGATTTGGAACAATTTCTTTATGCTTTCACAAGAAACATGGATATGTAGTGTTAAAAAAAGTGTATACAGGACCCCAGCGCACCGA atacAATGCTTCCCTCCTTGAAGAAGGCAGGATTATGCGCAAACTTCAGCATGACCGCGTGGTAAAACTACTAGGTGTAATTCTGGAAGATGGGAACTACTCACTTGTGATGGAGTATGTGGACCGGGGGAACATGATGAAAGTGCTACAGAAA CTCTCGCTGCCTTTGTCAGTGAAAGGGCGTTTCGTGCTGGAGATCACAGAAGGAATGCTTTATCTGCATGAGCAAGGCTTTGTACACAAAGacctaaaaccagaaaacatcCTTGTGGACACAGACTTCCACATTAAG ATTGCAGATCTTGGTGTTGCCTCCTTTAAGAACTGGAGTCGGCTGACCCAAGAAGAGACTGTCCGACAGAAGCAAATCAAGAAGACTTGCCAGAATAATGCTGGGACTCTTTTCTATATGGCTCCAGAGCATTTACGCTGTGTTAATGTAAAACCTGTGGAGAAATCAGATGTTTACAGCTTTGGCATAGTGATCTGGGCAATTTTTGCTAACAAAGAGCCATATGAAT atggtaTAAATGAAGCCCAGATTTGCTTTGGCATCATAAATGGAAACAGGCCAGACATAAAGGAGATCACCGATAAATGTCCAGTGGAAATTATTGACTTAATGAAACAGTGCTGGGAGCAAGAGTCAGAGAAACGGCCAACCTTTGCAG aaatTTGTCAAAGATACAAGCCATTCTACTAtcaaaatctagaaaaaaatattgaagatgATCTGAAGGAGTTAAAA AAAATGTGTCCTGAGTCAAATGAACTGCTGAATAGGATGCAGTCCCTTCAAATAGATGCTATAGCAGAAGATACCAGTAATGGTCAAGTAG ATCAGCCTAATTCTCTACACAGCTCTCAAGGTCCTGTAACCAGTCAGGTTAATGAGGCCCTGTTTGCTGCCTCCCCTAAGAACCAGCCTGTTGAGAGTTGTGAGACCTCATTTACACCTGCTGATAATCTAGAAGGAAAACTTCAGCTTGAATACAACTACCATGTATTCGGGAACCGGATGGATAAAGCAGTTCCACCTGTAGTATGCACCCCTGaaatgagagaggaagaaaggagacgAAGAGTTTCCTATGATCCGTTTGCAAAGTCACCTACACCTCAACAGAGTGAACTGTATCCAAGAGCGGAAAAAACAGGATCAAACACTAACCCATATTTTTGGCCACAGCCAGCTGCAACACCGCCAAAATGGGgagatgcagattttttttacgGGACAAACCCTAACAATCTTCTAACAAGAAACTCAGCTCTCTATGGATTGTGTTCAGCCAGTACCTTTAGCCTAAGTAAACCTCCTGTGCCTGAATCTGGCCCAAACCTGCAGTCACAGATCAGCGTAAACTGGTATCCAAACAATGCAGAGACAGAATCAG GCAACAAGGATTCCACTTCTTTCACAAGGGGAACTTTTGCGTACTGTCCTACTGCACCCAGAGGAAGTACAG acaATACTACTGTCCTGACCGAGAAACATCTGAATCTAGTGAGAGAAAAGTTGGCTAAACAGTGGAAGCACTGTGCTCGTAAACTGGGGTTCTGTGATCCTGAGATTGATGAAATTGATCACGACTATGAACGAGATGGACTAAAAGAAAAAGTTTACCAAATGCTGCTTAAGTGGGTAATGAGGGAAGGCTCTAAAGGTGCTACAGTTGGAAAGCTTGCCAGGGCCCTCTTTGGCTGCCAAAGACTGGATCTCCTTACTAGTTTGATGCAAATCAACGAGGAATAA
- the RIPK1 gene encoding receptor-interacting serine/threonine-protein kinase 1 isoform X1, producing MSLEDIHMNTQDLLEKKYLDAGGFGTISLCFHKKHGYVVLKKVYTGPQRTEYNASLLEEGRIMRKLQHDRVVKLLGVILEDGNYSLVMEYVDRGNMMKVLQKLSLPLSVKGRFVLEITEGMLYLHEQGFVHKDLKPENILVDTDFHIKIADLGVASFKNWSRLTQEETVRQKQIKKTCQNNAGTLFYMAPEHLRCVNVKPVEKSDVYSFGIVIWAIFANKEPYEYGINEAQICFGIINGNRPDIKEITDKCPVEIIDLMKQCWEQESEKRPTFAEICQRYKPFYYQNLEKNIEDDLKELKKMCPESNELLNRMQSLQIDAIAEDTSNGQVDQPNSLHSSQGPVTSQVNEALFAASPKNQPVESCETSFTPADNLEGKLQLEYNYHVFGNRMDKAVPPVVCTPEMREEERRRRVSYDPFAKSPTPQQSELYPRAEKTGSNTNPYFWPQPAATPPKWGDADFFYGTNPNNLLTRNSALYGLCSASTFSLSKPPVPESGPNLQSQISVNWYPNNAETESGNKDSTSFTRGTFAYCPTAPRGSTEDSVKYNISNSSGIQIGSYNHMKIEEQNQHNSTSPVATEATYMYYEAMGIFDNTTVLTEKHLNLVREKLAKQWKHCARKLGFCDPEIDEIDHDYERDGLKEKVYQMLLKWVMREGSKGATVGKLARALFGCQRLDLLTSLMQINEE from the exons ATGTCGCTGGAAGACATCCACATGAACACCCAGgatttgcttgaaaaaaaatacttagatgCTGGAGGATTTGGAACAATTTCTTTATGCTTTCACAAGAAACATGGATATGTAGTGTTAAAAAAAGTGTATACAGGACCCCAGCGCACCGA atacAATGCTTCCCTCCTTGAAGAAGGCAGGATTATGCGCAAACTTCAGCATGACCGCGTGGTAAAACTACTAGGTGTAATTCTGGAAGATGGGAACTACTCACTTGTGATGGAGTATGTGGACCGGGGGAACATGATGAAAGTGCTACAGAAA CTCTCGCTGCCTTTGTCAGTGAAAGGGCGTTTCGTGCTGGAGATCACAGAAGGAATGCTTTATCTGCATGAGCAAGGCTTTGTACACAAAGacctaaaaccagaaaacatcCTTGTGGACACAGACTTCCACATTAAG ATTGCAGATCTTGGTGTTGCCTCCTTTAAGAACTGGAGTCGGCTGACCCAAGAAGAGACTGTCCGACAGAAGCAAATCAAGAAGACTTGCCAGAATAATGCTGGGACTCTTTTCTATATGGCTCCAGAGCATTTACGCTGTGTTAATGTAAAACCTGTGGAGAAATCAGATGTTTACAGCTTTGGCATAGTGATCTGGGCAATTTTTGCTAACAAAGAGCCATATGAAT atggtaTAAATGAAGCCCAGATTTGCTTTGGCATCATAAATGGAAACAGGCCAGACATAAAGGAGATCACCGATAAATGTCCAGTGGAAATTATTGACTTAATGAAACAGTGCTGGGAGCAAGAGTCAGAGAAACGGCCAACCTTTGCAG aaatTTGTCAAAGATACAAGCCATTCTACTAtcaaaatctagaaaaaaatattgaagatgATCTGAAGGAGTTAAAA AAAATGTGTCCTGAGTCAAATGAACTGCTGAATAGGATGCAGTCCCTTCAAATAGATGCTATAGCAGAAGATACCAGTAATGGTCAAGTAG ATCAGCCTAATTCTCTACACAGCTCTCAAGGTCCTGTAACCAGTCAGGTTAATGAGGCCCTGTTTGCTGCCTCCCCTAAGAACCAGCCTGTTGAGAGTTGTGAGACCTCATTTACACCTGCTGATAATCTAGAAGGAAAACTTCAGCTTGAATACAACTACCATGTATTCGGGAACCGGATGGATAAAGCAGTTCCACCTGTAGTATGCACCCCTGaaatgagagaggaagaaaggagacgAAGAGTTTCCTATGATCCGTTTGCAAAGTCACCTACACCTCAACAGAGTGAACTGTATCCAAGAGCGGAAAAAACAGGATCAAACACTAACCCATATTTTTGGCCACAGCCAGCTGCAACACCGCCAAAATGGGgagatgcagattttttttacgGGACAAACCCTAACAATCTTCTAACAAGAAACTCAGCTCTCTATGGATTGTGTTCAGCCAGTACCTTTAGCCTAAGTAAACCTCCTGTGCCTGAATCTGGCCCAAACCTGCAGTCACAGATCAGCGTAAACTGGTATCCAAACAATGCAGAGACAGAATCAG GCAACAAGGATTCCACTTCTTTCACAAGGGGAACTTTTGCGTACTGTCCTACTGCACCCAGAGGAAGTACAG AAGATTCAGTCAAGTACAACATAAGTAACAGTTCTGGAATTCAAATTGGATCTTACAATCACATGAAGATTGAAGAGCAGAATCAACACAACAGCACTTCCCCTGTTGCTACAGAAGCAACTTACATGTATTATGAAGCAATGGGTATATTTG acaATACTACTGTCCTGACCGAGAAACATCTGAATCTAGTGAGAGAAAAGTTGGCTAAACAGTGGAAGCACTGTGCTCGTAAACTGGGGTTCTGTGATCCTGAGATTGATGAAATTGATCACGACTATGAACGAGATGGACTAAAAGAAAAAGTTTACCAAATGCTGCTTAAGTGGGTAATGAGGGAAGGCTCTAAAGGTGCTACAGTTGGAAAGCTTGCCAGGGCCCTCTTTGGCTGCCAAAGACTGGATCTCCTTACTAGTTTGATGCAAATCAACGAGGAATAA